The following coding sequences are from one Candidatus Aminicenantes bacterium window:
- a CDS encoding helix-turn-helix domain-containing protein, whose protein sequence is MKTRDDKLLKIAFESGFNSKSVFNAAFKKNTGFSPSEFRQRLEIK, encoded by the coding sequence CTGAAAACCAGGGACGACAAACTGCTCAAGATCGCTTTTGAAAGCGGTTTCAACTCCAAGTCGGTGTTTAACGCCGCTTTCAAAAAAAATACCGGCTTTAGCCCTTCCGAGTTCCGCCAGCGGCTGGAGATAAAATAA